The following coding sequences are from one Odontesthes bonariensis isolate fOdoBon6 chromosome 10, fOdoBon6.hap1, whole genome shotgun sequence window:
- the LOC142390108 gene encoding transcription factor HES-5-like — protein sequence MTPCTTKHFSDHHTWMLEKDILKVRKPVVEKMRRDRINSCIEQLKIILEKEFHKQEPNSKLEKADILEMTVSFLRQQLQSGLCHSSHNQGYSPCWRDSLHVPSAGSNTEVSVAPLQGLLLQNQTLHQTQRASSCSSVCSTLRPTKLLDSSSRSPVWRPW from the exons ATGACTCCCTGCACCACCAAACACTTCAGCGATCACCACACCTGGATGTTAGAGAAAGACATCCTCAAA GTGAGAAAacctgttgtggagaaaatgcgCAGGGATCGCATCAACAGCTGCATCGAGCAGCTCAAAATCATCCTGGAGAAGGAGTTTCACAAGCAGGAGCCCAACTCTAAGCTAGAGAAAGCCGACATCCTGGAGATGACAGTGAGCTTCCTGAGGCAGCAGCTGCAGTCAGGcctctgtcacagcagccaCAACCAGGGCTACTCTCCCTGCTGGAGGGACTCCCTGCATGTCCCCTCTGCAGGCTCCAACACAGAGGTCTCTGTCGCCCCTCTGCAGGGCcttctgctgcagaaccagacGCTCCATCAGACCCAGAGAGCAAGCAGTTGCTCCTCAGTCTGCTCCACACTCAGGCCCACCAAACTgctggacagcagcagcagaagcccAGTGTGGAGGCCTTGGTAG
- the her12 gene encoding hairy-related 12 → MAPCSNSYSSMHNMRISEKDNIKLRKPVVEKMRRDRINSCIEQLKIILEKEFHKQEPNSKLEKADILEMTVSFLRQQLQSGLCHSSHNQGYSPCWRDSLHVPSAGSNTEVSVAPLQGLLQQNQTLHQTQRASSCSSVCSTLRPTKLLDSSSRSPVWRPW, encoded by the exons ATGGCCCCATGTTCAAACAGCTACTCCTCCATGCACAATATGAGGATTTCTGAGAAAGACAACATCAAA TTGAGAAAacctgttgtggagaaaatgcgCAGGGATCGCATCAACAGCTGCATCGAGCAGCTCAAAATCATCCTGGAGAAGGAGTTTCACAAGCAGGAGCCCAACTCTAAGCTAGAGAAAGCCGACATCTTGGAGATGACAGTGAGCTTCCTGAGGCAGCAGCTGCAGTCAGGcctctgtcacagcagccaCAACCAGGGCTACTCTCCCTGCTGGAGGGACTCCCTGCATGTCCCCTCTGCAGGCTCCAACACAGAGGTCTCTGTCGCCCCTCTGCAGGGCCTCCTGCAGCAGAACCAGACGCTCCATCAGACCCAGAGAGCAAGCAGTTGCTCCTCAGTCTGCTCCACACTCAGGCCCACCAAACTgctggacagcagcagcagaagcccTGTGTGGAGGCCTTGGTAG
- the LOC142390225 gene encoding LOW QUALITY PROTEIN: transcription factor HES-5-like (The sequence of the model RefSeq protein was modified relative to this genomic sequence to represent the inferred CDS: inserted 1 base in 1 codon), whose amino-acid sequence MEIWVYKYRAEGEEKAAQXSLALQTEQKRSVSAAMAPTVFGQPSKDHLTPAHKLRKPMVEKLRRDRINTSIEQLKSLLGPEFLRQQPDSKQEKADILEMAVSYLRSWQQQKQQSRLSSGLMTATDGYSHCVQEAVSFLSHSEVQTQAHRLLLSHFQGLRASSRTGLSPCNLSPPGSPLHQVNSSKGVSPAGSTLWRPW is encoded by the exons ATGGAGATTTGGGTGTATAAATACAGggcagagggagaggagaaggCAGCTC ACTCACTGGCTCTTCAGACCGAGCAGAAACGCTCTGTATCAGCAGCAATGGCACCTACTGTTTTTGGACAGCCAAGCAAGGACCACCTGACCCCTGCTCACAAG ctGAGAAAGCCAATGGTGGAAAAATTGCGCAGAGACCGCATCAACACCAGCATCGAGCAGCTTAAATCACTCCTGGGTCCTGAGTTTCTGAGGCAGCAGCCTGACTCCAAGCAGGAGAAAGCGGACATCTTGGAGATGGCCGTGTCATATCTGAGAagctggcagcagcagaagcagcagagcaGACTGTCCTCTGGCCTCATGACAGCCACTGATGGCTACTCTCATTGTGTCCAGGAGGCAGTCAGCTTCCTGTCCCACAGCGAGGTCCAGACTCAGGCCCACAGGCTGCTCCTCAGCCATTTCCAGGGTCTGCGTGCATCCAGCAGGACCGGTCTCAGTCCTTGCAACCTCTCCCCTCCTGGTTCCCCTCTCCATCAGGTCAACTCCAGCAAGGGTGTGAGCCCGGCCGGTAGCACTCTGTGGAGACCCTGGTAG
- the tas1r1 gene encoding taste receptor type 1 member 1 — translation MFPTLFLYLGLLMPQLTAGELDYTSQGQGMQLQGDYSFAGLFPLHYTDAPNDGLPALVPCDQGRPNKHAFHLMQAMRFAVEEINNGTGPQRLLPGVKLGYQMYDICSIPASVLATFDLLKQQYQNPAAPQVEGHTHLNTSKAQKAVAVIGPDSSSKSFTPAVLLGSYLIPQISYEASNEMLSNKLLYPAFFRTIPSDKNQVTAMIQLLVRFNWTWIALLGSDNDYGLQGMQSLTEQAANSGICISYQGIIPKASDDTVKTMRNMVENILKTKVNTIVVFSSNTKLYGFLPFVLERNITDKVWIGTEDWSPSTLISGIPGIHTIGTVIGVSVKYASISRFGDFQKKVVEASVQHTKEDLNVTINNGNDCLQSTDVYTLASKNYSMDRYDTTSSFNVYKAVYAMAHALHQALGCDSGECSKRSVNPHELLPLLKQVRFSLGNSSVYFDVNGDPPTGYDIVSWVWRGTEWSLRVVGSFTPDPITLTVDADQIEWHGKGDSKSVPLSVCSPPCPKGHKKLLTGQHVCCFDCQACPAATFLNKSELTECQSCPPEQWAPPKSEQCLNRTVLLLAWDNPLSIALLFFLATCLLLTSSTAIILLLNLNTPVGKSAGGRTCLLMLAALTAAALSTLCHFGQPSLLACILKQPLFTISFSVCLACITVRSLQVVCIFKFASKLPPIYDKWTKKGGPEITIFVVSVTILFISVLRVSLDTPQPSQDLEFYSDKIVLECSKTLSIGSGIELAYVSLLSVLCFSFSYMGKDLPANYNEAKCVTFSLMVYMISWISFFTLYLINRETFTMAAQVFATLLSVLAFIGGYFVPKMYIIVLRPQMNTAAHFQNCIQMYTMNK, via the exons ATGTTTCCTACTTTATTTCTATACCTAGGCCTGCTGATGCCACAGTTAACTGCAGGGGAACTGGATTATACCTCTCAGGGACAGGGGATGCAATTACAGGGTGATTACTCTTTTGCTGGACTCTTTCCTCTCCACTACACTGATGCACCAAATGATGGTTTGCCTGCTTTGGTTCCATGTGATCA AGGAAGACCCAACAAGCATGCATTTCACTTAATGCAAGCCATGAGATTTGCTGTGGAAGAAATCAACAACGGCACCGGTCCGCAGCGTCTCTTGCCAGGGGTGAAGCTCGGCTATCAGATGTATGACATCTGCTCGATCCCAGCCAGTGTCCTGGCAACATTTGACCTGCTTAAGCAGCAGTACCAGAACCCCGCTGCGCCTCAGGTAGAGGGACACACACACCTAAACACCAGCAAAGCTCAAAAAGCAGTGGCTGTGATTGGCccagacagcagcagcaagagTTTCACCCCTGCCGTTTTACTGGGGTCCTATCTTATACCACAG ATCTCCTATGAAGCATCAAATGAAATGCTGAGCAACAAGCTCCTCTATCCAGCTTTCTTCCGCACAATCCCCAGTGACAAGAACCAGGTGACAGCTATGATCCAGCTCCTGGTTCGATTTAACTGGACCTGGATTGCTCTCTTGGGCAGTGACAATGATTACGGACTACAAGGCATGCAGAGCCTAACAGAGCAAGCAGCAAACTCTGGCATCTGCATTTCCTACCAAGGAATTATCCCCAAGGCCAGTGATGACACAGTCAAGACCATGAGGAACATGGTGGAGAACATACTGAAAACTAAAGTGAACACCATCGTGGTATTCTCCAGCAACACGAAGCTCTATGGCTTCCTCCCTTTTGTCCTGGAAAGAAACATAACAGATAAGGTGTGGATTGGGACAGAGGACTGGTCACCCTCTACTCTTATTTCAGGAATTCCTGGGATTCACACCATCGGGACTGTGATCGGAGTGTCTGTCAAATATGCATCTATCTCTAGGTTTGGAGATTTTCAGAAAAAGGTAGTTGAGGCGTCAGTCCAGCACACCAAAGAAGACTTGAATGTTACCATAAACAATGGCAATGACTGTCTACAGAGCACAGACGTATACACTCTCGCCAGCAAGAATTACTCCATGGATAGATATGACACCACCTCTTCCTTTAATGTATACAAAGCGGTGTATGCCATGGCTCATGCCCTGCATCAAGCACTTGGTTGTGATTCTGGAGAGTGCAGCAAGAGAAGTGTGAATCCACACGAG CTTCTGCCATTGCTTAAGCAGGTGCGATTCTCTCTGGGCAACTCCTCTGTGTACTTTGATGTTAATGGTGACCCACCCACAGGATATGATATTGTTTCCTGGGTTTGGAGGGGGACGGAGTGGTCTCTCAGAGTAGTGGGCTCCTTCACGCCGGATCCCATTACGCTCACTGTGGATGCTGATCAGATTGAGTGGCACGGCAAAGGAGACTCAAAATCA GTGCCGCTCTCCGTCTGCTCTCCACCCTGCCCAAAAGGCCACAAGAAGCTGCTGACCGGGCAACACGTGTGTTGCTTTGACTGCCAGGCCTGTCCTGCTGCCACGTTCCTCAATAAAAgtg AGCTGACAGAATGCCAGTCGTGTCCACCGGAGCAGTGGGCTCCTCCAAAAAGCGAGCAGTGTCTGAACagaactgtgctgctgctggcctGGGACAATCCCCTCTCCATTGCCCTGCTCTTCTTTTTGGCCACCTGCCTCCTCTTGACCTCCAGCACCGCAATAATCCTCCTGCTCAACCTGAACACACCAGTGGGCAAGTCTGCCGGAGGCCGCACCTGCCTCCTGATGCTGGCAGCCCTAACTGCTGCTGCCTTGAGCACTTTGTGTCATTTTGGCCAGCCGTCTCTGCTGGCCTGCATCCTCAAGCAGCCTCTGTTCACCATCAGCTTCTCTGTGTGCCTGGCATGCATTACTGTGCGCTCCCTTCAGGTCGTCTGCATTTTTAAATTTGCATCCAAGCTGCCGCCCATCTATGACAAGTGGACCAAAAAAGGTGGGCCGGAGATCACCATCTTTGTAGTGTCTGTCACCATCTTGTTTATATCTGTGCTCCGAGTGTCCCTCGACACTCCGCAGCCTTCCCAGGATCTTGAATTCTACTCAGACAAAATTGTGTTGGAGTGCAGCAAAACCCTCTCGATAGGCTCAGGCATTGAGCTGGCATATGTGTCGCTGCTCAGCGTGCTCTGCTTCTCTTTCAGTTACATGGGCAAAGACTTGCCGGCCAACTACAACGAGGCCAAGTGTGTCACCTTCAGCCTCATGGTGTACATGATCTCCTGGATAAGCTTTTTCACCCTGTACCTCATCAACAGAGAAACGTTCACCATGGCTGCGCAGGTGTTTGCCACACTCCTCAGTGTTCTGGCCTTCATTGGAGGATACTTCGTCCCCAAAATGTACATTATCGTCTTGAGGCCACAAATGAACACGGCAGCGCATTTCCAGAACTGCATTCAAATGTACACCATGAACAAATAG